DNA from Papio anubis isolate 15944 chromosome 1, Panubis1.0, whole genome shotgun sequence:
ttacagttttactttgaaacaaagatCACAACAGTCCTatcccaaaacaaacccccttcctGTCTGGGGACCAGACTTtctaggactaacaaattagccacaggattagaaattatgatttaggagtcatgcagctagaggccacAAGATTCTAAGCCTCCCCAATTGCTCctagggataacatcactattacaAAACCTAGGATTGGTGCTCAAGGTATTTTCAGACCCCGCACTGGATGGATCAGCTGCTCCCACCCAGATTGATGGTCTCGTGGCTTCCACTccggaactgactcagcacaagaggacagctttGACTCCCCATTTCCCGGGGGACCAGTCAGCACTCCCCACTACCTGCCCCCATCCCCATGAGattatccttaaaaaccccaGTCTCCGaattttcagggagactgatttgagcaATAATAAAACTGCGGTCTCCTGTACAACCAGCtgtgtgaattaaactctttctctgttaCAATTCctttgtcttgataaatcagctctatcTGGGCAGTAGGCAAAATGAACCCGACGGGCAGTTACTAAGGGTGAAGTGTGGGAGTAGGGTTACAGATTAAAGGATAGTTTAGGAAGGCATCCCAGAGGAGGTGAGGCCAAAGCAGAATCTTAAAGGGCAAGAATTATCCAGGCAAAGAAGGTAAGGATAGAGAAGAGTATCCTCCCaaagaggaggctgaggtgggcggatcactggagtccagaagttcaagaccagcctggggaacatggtgaaaccccatctctacagaaaatacaaaaaaattagccgggcctggtgttGCGTGCTtgtagttccatctacttgggaggcagaggtgggaggatcacctaaacccagggaggtcaaggctacagtgagctgtaattgcgccactggactacagcctgggtgacagagtaagaccctatctcaaaaaaagagtatTCCAGATAGACATATAGTACAAGCTCAGACAAGTATCAGATAGCTTGGGTTGGTGTTGCTAAATGCAAGGTAGAAATGTCAGGAGGTGAGGCTGGAAGGGTAGAAGTGGGCATGGAGGGCCTTGTATGGCACTCCATGGAGGCTGGGCTTTTTCCTATGGGCTATGAAGCCACagtgtgggtggggtgggagtcattctcagattttctttgagatggatcATCAGGTGACACTGTGGAGACTGTCACAGTGTCAATCTCCAAAGAGGCACAACTAAAAATAGGGAGAAcagttgtgatttaaaaaataatgtacgCCTGAAACAAGACAGTAGTACTGAGGAAGGGTAAGTAGTGGGAATACCTCTAAAGAAATTACTTGGAGGTCAAATTCGCAGTGCAGTGTGGGTTACTGGACAGGGAAGATGAGGGAGGAATCCAGAATAGTGTCCAAACTTTTGGCTTGGACAATGATGTCACTTAGATAGAAAAAATGGAGGAGTAATAGGTTGGCagtggtggggagggtgggaagaTTTCCAGTTCTGTATGGTGAAGTGGTCCTTAAAGTCCCTATGGGACTCCTGAATTTAGATGTTCAGCAGGTACTCGGATCAGCTTATGGCAAAGGCCAGGGTCAGAGATACAGACTTGAGGAGAGAGCAGCATGGGGGTGACAGTGAGTTCACAAGGGCTGTGGGAgtgctctgggagtggctgctgtTCCCAAGCTGGCATTTGGCCCTGTTgacattcttttctcttcccaccTTCCTTGGTGTTTTTCTTACCTCTGGATCATTCCTTCTCCAAATGCTTTACaggttcttcttcctcttcccataGAATGTGTTATTCCTGTGTGATTTCACCACCTGGGACCCCTACTGTGCCTCCATCAAACCTTTATCTCCAGCTCAGAATTCTTATATAAGATTGAGACATATATCTCCAACTGCTTTCTAAGAGAAAAGAGATAGTCAGTAGTGTGGACTGATTATCCAGGGACCACACAAAGGGTTTGTACCTCACTGTCCTATTGTATTCAGGACTGGCACTGTGAATTGATCCTGGCTGTGACTGTCTcttgttttctctgaaaatacCAAATGTGGAAATCAGGCATCAGATTTTAGACTTGTTAATAAGCATTAttaacacacacacccccactacAATCCTTCTGTAACTTTCTCAAGGATATTAACTTCCCCTTTATGCTTAGTGTATTGTTATCTTTTCATCAGGAAccaaaattaacccaaaatggaaataaaaatttaaatcttattgatacagaagaaaaattactgTTCCgttcataaaaaaggaaaaatagtttaCATAGATCCACCTTGTTTCAAAGCAAAATCACAACTCTTGTTTTGTGAAAAAGGGGTGCTTTTTACACTAGAACTCCTTGTTCTGGGATCACTTAATCACTATTTCAATGATGAAGGAACTCTGAACTCCTAAGCAAACCATGCCATgacatactttatatatatatatgcacaaaagtTGGATAAAACACAAAACCAGCATTTTGAcaaattcactttaaaatgttttccacatCAACTACTCAAAAGAAGTTACAGCAATACGATCATCCACTGCTCAGGAAGAGAGAGTGAACTTGGATATGATgaagaacattaaaaacaaacacacagagcaCCTGGGTCTGGCCTTGTGGGCTAGAGAAATGCTTCCTGAATTTGTCCGAGGTGATGTGTTGAGCATCAGCTATGCCACAGTTCACCAGCAGCGACGCTCTAGTTCTTTAGTATATTCCTGTTGTGAacatatttctttgaatttaatcATCTGGGATAATTGCTGCAGTGTGAGTCTTTAGCATTTGAAAATCCCACAGAAGAGATTAAGAAGGTTCCTCGTCCCAGAAGACACTCATATAAAGCATGCTTCTATAGGGTTAACTGCTCAGAAATTGTAAGGTGCATGGTCATCACCAGGTGAGCAGCTCTACAGGGGCCCATGGCCCATACTCATCTTTGTGTGCCCAGGGGAGCCAGCCTGCGTATGAGCAGTAGAGAAATGGCATAACAATGCAGGAGGGCTCAGGACAACttggcatttttgttgttgttgttaaacttAGGCTTATCAAGAGTCATAAAGACTCATCTCAATTTGTATATACACCTTCAGACCCATACAGATAGATGCATAAGAACATGATCATTTCTGTTCTTCACAAAGTACTCAGAATTCTGACAAGAAACATTACAAGTTTATATAAATGCCCACTTGCATAGCAGCTTACAAATTCAAACGTTGTCAGAGGCttggtgcagtgggtcatgcctataatttcagcactttgggaggccaaggcgggcagatcgcttgaggtcaggagttggagaccagcttggccaacatgacaaaactccgtctctactaaaaatacaaaaattagccaggtgtggtgacggttgcctgtaatcccagctactcaggaggctgaggcaggagaatcacttgaacccgggaggcggaggttgcagtgagctgagatcacgtcactgcactccatccagcctgggtgacaacaagactctgtctcaaaaaaaaaaaaaagttatcagagAATAGTAGATACTGTTTTAGCCATCCATTTTCGCTGAGAGTACTTCTGACACCCATAGGAAATTATAAAGGTTTTCTCCTCAAGTTGTAAATTCCTTTTATCCATTTATGACATTTTctctattatatattaaattctatCCATCCTCACATTGATTTACTACTGTTACCAAAATACACTCAAACTGtttctatacacacatatataggtgtatatgtatgtgtatgtgtatatatatttatttggttgAATCTTATGAAACTGCTAAGTTTTTACCATTTTTGAcctatgaaaatagtttttttcataGGGTTGAACCTAATGAAATCTGAATTTTAGCTGGCTACCTATATCTTACATATTACTATGCAGTACTTTCCGCTTTACTTCATCAGGAAGAATGAAAATGCTTACCCCATTCACCAGTTCTTATGCAGCCTTGCAAAACTGTACCTGAAAACTGCTGGTGAATTTCATGAAAATACTTAGAGGTATagtaattttcacatatttagcATTTAACTGAAAAAAAGGTCCAAACTGAGCATATTATCTTTGTAACTACATCACCCACTACTTAACTGGAACAGCCTACCTTATAAAGATGGCTTTTGCAGACTTAAGGCCAGGTCTAGAATCAATAGGccaaacaataaaatatcaaaacatcaaacAACTGGGAATTCTGCTACCTCTATGTCCTCCATAACATTCAATATTTAGAGTGCCTGAGACACTGCGCTAAGCACCAGTAAAAGAAAAACGCCCCGGAAACTTCAAGAAACTTACCATCtttcaagaaatataaaaatataaataataagagAATATTCTAAGAGTTTTAAGTTTCAAACTAGGAcagagtaaaatgtaaaaaaacagcACTTCAGAAGTTTTAAACTGACTTCAAACGTTAAGGAAAAAGGCAAATACAAATGTGCTTTGAGTCTAAATCCAAGTCAATATGATAATCAAATGTGCTCTACTCCACGGTTCTGGCCCCAAAAAGTCTTATCACCCCATAAACAGTGATTAGAGATCCTCCAGGTCAGTTAAGTCCACGGCCACTTTCAAGAACAGAGTGTCATCTTTAATGTAGGCGTTCTTGGCATTCTCCAAAACAGAATGAGCCACAAAGCGGGGACAGCCAGAGGCAATGTTCATCTCCCCATCAGGTCTTTTAAAGCTGCTGCTATTGGGGTCAGGCTTGAAGGTCTCCATAATGTTCTTTTTGCCACTCTGGTCCAGAAGCATCAGTGTCACCCTCTGCCTGAATGGCCACTGCAACAGTGAGTCAAACTCTCCTCGCATGACCACAAAGTATAGGGACAGGTGTGTCCCCTTCCCAGACCCATCCCCATTCAGGTATGCTCTAGCACAGAGCCGGTAGCCACAGCGGCCGGTGTAGAAGGACTGGCTGAAGATGGACACTGTGTGCCCATCCACTGCCTCCCTCTTCTTCATCTTGTAATCTGTCACCTTCCAAATGAGCTTTCCATTATAGCAAGTACCCTCCAGCAGTTTAAATCgctcttcatttttattcagcTGTGCTTTATGAATATTAATATGGGTATCATGTTTGTTAGTTTCCTCTTCTAAAACAgctgcaaataagaaaaaaaaagattccataggcctaaaagttatctttaaaattttcccaAAGTGGAATTTTGTTACCTGAAAGAGAATCAACAAAATCCTGACATCCTAAAGATGAGCCGAATTCATTTGTTGTAATAATATTAACTCAGGGAATATCATGTTTTGGCACACTGCCTCCAAGGAAACCTGGATGTGTATCTTAAACTCACTGAAGTGTAGAGAAGACACACTGAGCATTCAACTAGCGTGAGTCAGCATGCTGAGCCCCACACTTTTCTGACTAGAATGCTTTTAAATAGCCAAACCTTTTAATATTTTCCCATACCTAAAACAATGATCCCACCACATCTCTCCCTGAGGTTTCTCATTATTTTCCACTCTTCTTGAAAGTCATCAATCCCTGTTCTTGGAATTTGCTGACCTGTTTCCAGTCTTGGAATCTCCTAGCCCAGTCCCCCAACCCCACTTGTGGCCCTCCCTCATTTTTGCCTGAGTGGCCAGAATCTCATGATGCTTTCACAAATAGCAGATTTAGCCATTGTTTATCCTGGACAGATTTGACTCTCTATTTGGCCAGGTGTTTGGTTGTTTCATGAACACATGCAGACAAATGAGTcaccaaaagagaaataaaatatcagacaTACCTAATCTTTGATCATTGTTTTCTAGCAGGGTAATTTTCTGTTTCACTGTATCAACTGCTTCCATCAAAGGCCTCAGgtcaaatttattttgttgttggttAACCATTTGTAATAATTGATGCACTTGAGCTTCTAGCCAAGCTGACTTGTCAATGTGACTGGCAAAAACCTTTCATTACAAAATGGATaatcatgtttaaaaaattagttaatattttagcAATTCAttgagattaaattttttttcaattcaaaCATATCACATTTAAtcaattaacagaatgaaaaatacaagcccagaaaataaaattcagtgagGATCACAGAGAGATGAGCCACCTAattatcttcctcctcctcctctcctacCACAGCTCCTGTTCCAAATGTTTGAACttttctttatctaatttttatCCTCCCTCTGTTTCCCTCTGCTTGGTTCTCCAACccatctttatatatttattttcatgttgtcTCCCCTCTTGCCCTacactttttcctctttttagaaGCCAATCTCCTGATTCACTCCTGCTTTGCTAGAAGGTGGAGAATTAGACGGAATAGGCGCACCTGTTCTGGCCTGAGCTCTATGGGTGGTACAGAAGGCCCTGAGTAAGGCCTAAACTTTTGACTGCTCTCTCAGGTGGAAGAGACTAAATAAAATTACTCCTCCCTTTCCCTGTGTGTGTATAAGATATGGCTACTCAAAGTacccattttgtttttcactttcagaatTTGATAAATTACATGAGGaattcaatactttattataaaataggctttgtgttagatgactgcccaactgtaggctaatttAAGTGtgctgagcacatttaaggtatgTTAGGCTAGGTTATGATGTTTAATAGGTTAGGTGTATCAAAcacatttttgacttacaatattttcaacttcatGGGTTTATCAAGACATAACTACATTGTAAGTCGAGGAGCatctgtacatatatatgtatatacacatatgcatatatacattatacatatttcacatacatatacattgtatgtatatgaggggggtgtatatgtgtgtgtgtgtgtgtgtgtgtttaatgtaTAATGTGCTGGCTAAGTATGGAAATTATAGGGCCTAGATTTTCTGGGATAAcctaaatttcaaatatattgccTACACCACATGTCTTGAAATCTTTTTcactataaattttataatcacgATAAAGACATTATTCATCAGAATTCATTTATGGTTATTTAACGTTCATAATTTACAAAGTACTATTTCTGCTATATTTTAGTGATGTTTAAAGCATTTTCTTCCCAAGGGAATTAATAGTTTCACTTGTTGACTACAAAATGCAGAACTACAGATGCTCTCAGTGAATCTGCAATCAAGTGATTAATACTGGCCCAACATTAATTAAAACCCTAATTGCTATAAATTATATAGAAGTATTGTATCAAAGTTACTGATATTGCAAAACGTACTGGGGTTGTGTAAAAGAAGATCTTTAGTCTTAGGAAATACATACTGAAGTATTAACATGTAGAGGTAAAGGGCCATAAAATATGCAGCGTACTCGCAAATGGTTTAGAAAGAGTACgtgcacgcacatgcacacacgcgcacacacacacatacacacacacacacacacgatgagGGAGGAGCAGTGGAGGGGAGCATGAATGATGAAGCAAACGGGACACAATGTTGACCATGAGTGAATCTGGGTGGAGGTTATACAAGTGTTCTTTGCACCATCTTATTCTTACagcttttctgtatattttaaattatttctatttaaaaagttaaaagaaaaaccctcACTGCAATTGAAAGCCAAATCTTGGCTTTCAACAGAAAGGTCATTTCTTACCTGGATGTTTGGGAGGAAGCTTCCATTTTTGCCAAACAACTGTGCAAACTGCTTGAACTCCTTTTCAAGTTTCTTTATAGTTTCTGCTAGCTGCtggattttactttctttctgttCTAGGCTCTTGTGTAAATCAGAAATCTAATAACAGGGATgtgaggaaaaataaagtcattgaaTATAACTGCATGCATATAAGTTAAAATCATACTTGCAGGTAAGAAAGTGTTTCTAggaaaaaatgtacatatttatttctagGAAAATATTTACAGGTAGATTCCTATATAATTATAGGAAGATATTTACAGGTGGTTCCAAAAAGCCACATCTACAGAATTTCTCATCAGCCTTTTCTATACCTAACCTACTATGATGGTTCATCTAATGACAGACATCACTTGACTGAATTTACTGAACTGgttctcttcattcattcaacacggACTTATTAAGCAACCACAAaagccaggcacctgtaatcccaggtacctgggaggctgatcggggaggatcacttgagcccaggagattgagtccagcctgggcaacatagtgacaccttgtctcttaaaacaaaataaaactaccacGAAAGAGTACTGATCACCATACCACATTAAATGTTACATGTGCGGTATCAATAGTAATAATGGCAAAAACTTGCTGACTATCATACCCTAATATTCATTAGCTCTTGTATGCCTCAAAGAACCCTATGAGTTGCACGAATATTAgactcatttttcagatgaggaaacagaggtagAGAGTTTAAGTAACCCGTCCAGCATACAAACCAGCAAGGGATAGGCAAAATGTGTAGGTAGCATATTGACAGATTTTATAATCTACTTGAAGGAAACAATTAGATACCTAAAGCTGATCCTAGACCGCTCTTCTCTTATTCCCATATCCATTCAATCTGCAACAGtggccaattttaatttttaacacgacaatagaaacaaaaagactTACATCCATTTCTCATTTCAGCACTAGTTTCAGTCTTCATTATTTCTCCCTTGGGCTGCAACAGCAGCTTTCTAACTGGTCCTGCTCTACCCATTCTACCCGCAACACACACCAGAACATAAGCTCCGTGAGAGCCGGGACTGGCATGAACCTCACAGTCCACTATGACCCCAGCAACTGGACTGTTGCCTGGCACcagtaggtgcttgataaatatttgttaaatgaatgaacaacatGAATGCTCTCCCTGGCTTTAGTCTTATTCTCCTTCCATTTGTATTCCTTACTGTGACCAGAATAATATTAAGATAAAAATCTGGTCTTGAGCCTTCCCTGCATAAACGTCTCTAGTGGCTTGCTTTTACAGGTGACACTGGGCCCTACGTGACCTGCCCCTGGCTACACTTTCAGCCTCAAGCCCATTCACATTCCACATGCATCCTGCCCAGCAAGACCACACAACTCCTATTTCCCGTCAGGCCCTGCTGTCTCATACACCTCTCTCTTCATCTAAAAACTACCACTTTTTAAGCCTCCACTCACGGGTACATCCTCTTGGAAATATTTCCTTACTTGCACCACCCACCAAGACCACCTCTCAAGTTCCATGATACCCTGTCCATATTCTAGTGTATAAATCATCATTGTCACGCTTATaacttgctttttgttgttgttgttttggtcttCCTCTCCACTAAATTGTTTCTTGAGACTAcatctcatttatttgtttatccttagagcctaggacagtgcctggcacagagagggcatttgatacatattttatgaatgaatgCACAAATGGCTGAGACAATCACTTGATCTCTGGCCCTAGAATCCTTTACTTAGAACCCTAGAGCTGACTTCCACCTACCTGCCTGGCCAAAAGCAAACTCCTTGTCTCTCTCTGCACCCTCACCTCTAACCTGCTCCAGTTTTGTAGTGCCCATCTCGCTTAGTATCATTACCATGTCCCCTCCCTACTCAGCTTAATGCATGTCATTTACAACCTCAGAAGGTCTCCTGATACTCTCTCTTTTTCCAGCTGACATGGCCTTAGTTGAGCCTtcaacatcaccaccaccacctccagtaTCCTGCTTCCACCTACTATTGAAGTACTTATTATGTGTTAGGCATTGTGCTACTAGCTTAACTATATTATCCCTTTTTACCATCACCACAACCCcaattacaaatgaggaaatggggGATGACAGAAATGAAGTAGTTTGTCCAAACTCATATGGCTAGTGTGCAGCCTGGCTGCAAACCTAGGcattctggctccagagccttCACTCTTATCAATTGCCATGCTCTTACCAACTgtcttgctttaaaaaacaaaagcaaacaaaccgctttgggcggctgaggcaggcagatagcttgagctcatgagaccagcctgggcaacatggcaaaaccctgtctctacaaaaaaacaaaaattagccgagtgtggtggtacacacctatagtcccagctactcaagaggctaaggtggaggatttcttgagtctgggaggcagagattacagagAGTCCAGatcacaccagtgtactccagcctgggtgacagggccagaccctatctcaacaaacaaataaacaaacaattagCTGACCAAGTATTTTCCAATTAAGAAACCTCCATTAGCTCCCTATTACTGGAAAAAAACAATTGGTTCAAACTTCTGGTCCTTAAAACCTTTCTGAAACAAggcagagaatgaatgaatgaaaaaataattgaatgtgCAGTGTCCAAAACTTCTTAGGCTACACAGAAGGCCACTGCAATCTGGATGCAACACACTAGTCTGCAGCCTCTCTCTATCTCATACTCAGAAGTCCATTCATCCTAAAACCCCATTTCCTTGATTCATCAGCATTTCTTATGCCTCCCTGCTTCAGTGCAAGCTCTCCCTTTTGGATGTCCTTCTTCCACAACATTTTAACTGATGAATCCTTCCTCCTTCAAGAGGCAGCTTGGATGTCTTACTTTGAAAGTCTTCTCCAACTCCCCCAGAATAAATTGCTGCAGCCTCTGTACCCCAGACTGAGTTACAGCATGTCCTACAAGGCATGACAACTAACCTGTTTACATTTATGTTAGTTCTTCAAGGATAGAGGCTATGTCTTCCTTGGCTCAGTGTCCCTAGCAGCAAACATTGTACCTGACATATGGTAGGTGTTTCTTGAATGAAAGGATGGATGAATGAGGCAACTGATACAGAAAAAACTTGGGAACGGTTACTAGGCAGCATGCCTTCTACCAAAGTTACTGTTTAATCAGTCTTCCTAATTTTCTCCAGGATCTGACCCTGGAACTCACCCACCTACTTTAATAGAAAATCAGACATCAAAAAATCATCTGCAGTAGCAAACATCAGCTCCTTTTCTGAAAATGGTTTTCTTCCCTACCTGGGCTTGAAAAGTCTGATTttccgctgggcgcggtggctcacgcctgtaatcccatcactttgggaggccaaggcgggcagatcacaaggtcaggagatcgagaccatcctggctaacatgtgaaaccccgtctctactaaaaaatacaaaaaactagccaggcgtggtggcgggcgcctgtagtcccagctactcgggaggctgaggcaggagaatggcgtgaacccgggaggcggagcttgcagtgagccaagatcgtgccactgcactccagcctcggtgagagagcaagactcgtctcaaagaaaaaaaaaagaaaagtctgataGGAGATGTTCtaacaaaataattaactttCCTAAAAATTGCTCAATAGAATCAGCATTTATTGAGGTTAATATGAGTGCCACAGGCACTATGGcaggtatttgcatataatttcacTTGATAATCACAACTCGGTGAAATAAGTGTGGATGTATGCATTTATCAGGTTGCAAAGCTTCTCAAAGGCAGGAGTTTAGACTTAccacaaaatttataaaaccCATAGTGCTTAGAATAGTCAACTGTTGTTTCACAGTAATATTAATGTAACTGAAACATCAAATTGCTAAGTGCCAGGTATTAACCAAAAGGTGTGTAGATAGGCTATTGAGAGGCAGTTATGGTATACCATGGGGAGTACTGGACTTAGAATCAGAGGACATGAGTTTTGAGATTGAATTCTGCTGCTTAATgattaaaacacataaaaatttatCAGAGTTCAGTTATTTCATCTGTTGAATGAGGGGGACAGACCCAAGGATCCTAACAGCACCTTCCAATTTTAATGTTCTATAATCCTGTGAGCCTGTTTGGCCACTTAACAGAAAAACATCTACCTTCAATTGACTCATACTGAAATAGAGGAGAATAGAAAAATACCAGCATAGAGCAGGCAAATCCTAGCAATTCTGTTGCCTCACTTTTTATTTGAACCTTTGAAGATTTACCTGTTCTTCTAATTGGACGTTCTTTTCTAAAACCAAACGCATGTGCTCCCGTAAGGCTGAATGCTCATGTTCCTGCAGGTTCCTCCGTTTATCCTTcaatatgaagagaaaaataagtcaggTTGCTGAGaagcttcaaaaatgaaagaggtgGTAGGATATTCTGCTAAAATAGAACCTTAACAACTTTGCTTACTTTAGTAGTTTAAACATGCACCAGTCTCTAGTGGGTTGCAGGAAAAACGACTCCAGTGGGTCCCTTTTCCAgctttaggattctttttttttttttttttttttttttttttgagacagcctgctctgctctgtcgcccagactggagtgtagtggtgtgttcttggctcactgcagcctctgcctcttgggttcaagagattcttgtgccccagcctcccgagtagctgggattacaggtgtgtgccaccacacccagctaatttttgtatttttagtagagacagagtttcactatgttggccagggtggtctcgaactcctggcctcaagtgatctgcctgccttggtctcacaaagtactgggattacaggtgtgagccaccatacctggccccagCTTTAGGATTCTACAATATCCATGAGACAGAGAATCAGGCCAATATCAAAATTCGCAGTGTGATTTTCTTCCTTGCCCTGGCTGATTTTCTTCCTTGCCCTGGGAGTATATGACTGTGGGTTAAGCGTAGTTATTATCATCTCTCAACTATTCCCATATAAAACCTATCTCCTTCGTGGGTTATCTTCaaatcagttttgtttgttttttgacactctgtcgcccaggctggagtgcggtggcacgatcttggctcactgcaacctccacctgggttcaagcgattctcctgccttagcctcctgagtagctgggattacaggcacatgccaccatgcctggctaatttttgtatttttagtagagacggggtttcaccatattgcccaagctggtcttgaactcctgacctcgtgatctgcctgcctcggcctcccaaagtgctgggattacaggcatgagccactgcgcctggcctcttcaaATCAGTTTTAAGTCAACACTAGTTCTTCCTCCTGTCGAGCACATTTCCATGCTGCCTCCAATCATGGACTGGCTGCCATGGGCAGAAGGAATGCCACCTGATTTTAATTTCAGCCCATACATATATGTTGCCCTCAAAACCACAGAATACATTTGCAAGAAGAAATGGTTGCTTTTTCCctaatcattaaaatattttttttgcagACTGCCTGCC
Protein-coding regions in this window:
- the TRAF5 gene encoding TNF receptor-associated factor 5 isoform X1 is translated as MVLRRVPLKASLMAYSEEHRGMPCGFIRQNSGNSISLDFEPNIEYQFVERLEERYKCAFCRSVLHNPHQTGCGHRFCQHCILSLRELNTVPICPVDKEVIKSQEVFKDNCCKREVLNLYVYCSNAPGCNAKVILGRYQDHLQQCLFQAVQCSNENCREPVLRKDLKEHLSAYCQFREEKCLYCKKDVVVINLQNHEENLCPEYPVFCPNNCAKIILKTEVDEHLAVCPEAEQDCPFKHYGCAVTDKRRNLQEHEHSALREHMRLVLEKNVQLEEQISDLHKSLEQKESKIQQLAETIKKLEKEFKQFAQLFGKNGSFLPNIQVFASHIDKSAWLEAQVHQLLQMVNQQQNKFDLRPLMEAVDTVKQKITLLENNDQRLAVLEEETNKHDTHINIHKAQLNKNEERFKLLEGTCYNGKLIWKVTDYKMKKREAVDGHTVSIFSQSFYTGRCGYRLCARAYLNGDGSGKGTHLSLYFVVMRGEFDSLLQWPFRQRVTLMLLDQSGKKNIMETFKPDPNSSSFKRPDGEMNIASGCPRFVAHSVLENAKNAYIKDDTLFLKVAVDLTDLEDL
- the TRAF5 gene encoding TNF receptor-associated factor 5 isoform X2; protein product: MAYSEEHRGMPCGFIRQNSGNSISLDFEPNIEYQFVERLEERYKCAFCRSVLHNPHQTGCGHRFCQHCILSLRELNTVPICPVDKEVIKSQEVFKDNCCKREVLNLYVYCSNAPGCNAKVILGRYQQVPLACCYLLQDHLQQCLFQAVQCSNENCREPVLRKDLKEHLSAYCQFREEKCLYCKKDVVVINLQNHEENLCPEYPVFCPNNCAKIILKTEVDEHLAVCPEAEQDCPFKHYGCAVTDKRRNLQEHEHSALREHMRLVLEKNVQLEEQISDLHKSLEQKESKIQQLAETIKKLEKEFKQFAQLFGKNGSFLPNIQVFASHIDKSAWLEAQVHQLLQMVNQQQNKFDLRPLMEAVDTVKQKITLLENNDQRLAVLEEETNKHDTHINIHKAQLNKNEERFKLLEGTCYNGKLIWKVTDYKMKKREAVDGHTVSIFSQSFYTGRCGYRLCARAYLNGDGSGKGTHLSLYFVVMRGEFDSLLQWPFRQRVTLMLLDQSGKKNIMETFKPDPNSSSFKRPDGEMNIASGCPRFVAHSVLENAKNAYIKDDTLFLKVAVDLTDLEDL
- the TRAF5 gene encoding TNF receptor-associated factor 5 isoform X4; protein product: MAYSEEHRGMPCGFIRQNSGNSISLDFEPNIEYQFVERLEERYKCAFCRSVLHNPHQTGCGHRFCQHCILSLRELNTVPICPVDKEVIKSQEVFKDNCCKREVLNLYVYCSNAPGCNAKVILGRYQDHLQQCLFQAVQCSNENCREPVLRKDLKEHLSAYCQFREEKCLYCKKDVVVINLQNHEENLCPEYPVFCPNNCAKIILKTEVDEHLAVCPEAEQDCPFKHYGCAVTDKRRNLQEHEHSALREHMRLVLEKNVQLEEQISDLHKSLEQKESKIQQLAETIKKLEKEFKQFAQLFGKNGSFLPNIQVFASHIDKSAWLEAQVHQLLQMVNQQQNKFDLRPLMEAVDTVKQKITLLENNDQRLAVLEEETNKHDTHINIHKAQLNKNEERFKLLEGTCYNGKLIWKVTDYKMKKREAVDGHTVSIFSQSFYTGRCGYRLCARAYLNGDGSGKGTHLSLYFVVMRGEFDSLLQWPFRQRVTLMLLDQSGKKNIMETFKPDPNSSSFKRPDGEMNIASGCPRFVAHSVLENAKNAYIKDDTLFLKVAVDLTDLEDL
- the TRAF5 gene encoding TNF receptor-associated factor 5 isoform X3 — protein: MAYSEEHRGMPCGFIRQNSGNSISLDFEPNIEYQFVERLEERYKCAFCRSVLHNPHQTGCGHRFCQHCILSLRELNTVPICPVDKEVIKSQEVFKDNCCKREVLNLYVYCSNAPGCNAKVILGRYQVPLACCYLLQDHLQQCLFQAVQCSNENCREPVLRKDLKEHLSAYCQFREEKCLYCKKDVVVINLQNHEENLCPEYPVFCPNNCAKIILKTEVDEHLAVCPEAEQDCPFKHYGCAVTDKRRNLQEHEHSALREHMRLVLEKNVQLEEQISDLHKSLEQKESKIQQLAETIKKLEKEFKQFAQLFGKNGSFLPNIQVFASHIDKSAWLEAQVHQLLQMVNQQQNKFDLRPLMEAVDTVKQKITLLENNDQRLAVLEEETNKHDTHINIHKAQLNKNEERFKLLEGTCYNGKLIWKVTDYKMKKREAVDGHTVSIFSQSFYTGRCGYRLCARAYLNGDGSGKGTHLSLYFVVMRGEFDSLLQWPFRQRVTLMLLDQSGKKNIMETFKPDPNSSSFKRPDGEMNIASGCPRFVAHSVLENAKNAYIKDDTLFLKVAVDLTDLEDL